The Rhopalosiphum maidis isolate BTI-1 chromosome 4, ASM367621v3, whole genome shotgun sequence region ATAGTTTGAACCTTTGAGAGATTAAGAATATAGTttcaagagtttttttttttaataacaggagaaaaaaattaatgaaaattaattatttttatacaaatgtagACGATGCTtgacaaaatctaaaaaataattaaaattgtttagtcaTTTTGAGTTAAGatttgaacaaattataagatattttgtataagaatatcaatattataaaggtagttattttgttgtaatttaaaacttttattcgcagatacttgaaaattttaatatacctatatattattaattatactttatacacataataatatttgcaaatggaatgtatttagtaaaaatgtataaatagatcataaaacaaaattagtaataatagtaatatataggttgaaaaatcgtttttattcaggatagtttttttgtacataatgatttattaatacatttaataattaataatattattaataaattattactgagTGACTGAATACGCAGAGGTATATATAGGGCAGGCAAAGGTAGCCATGGAATACTGGAATATGCCTGCCCAGTCTGGATTGTCATCGACCCAATTGACCCATGCTAAAAAAGTAGAAGtggcaataaattaaaaagtgcaAGTTATTACTGGTTATCTGAAACCGACAATcaccaataaattatagatactcAACTGTATAAGTCCACCAAATATTAGATGACGAGTAATAgcagaaaaaaaaaggtacaAATGCAATTCCAACTGAAAGCTTCTTCTATACGGatatataacacaaaatagtAGATTAAAGTCTTTAACACAGTACTACTGCCTTACTGGGATTCTGATGGAACTCTAAAAGGCTAAAATCGAAAACCGATGAACGTATTCAAAGATAAGTGCAAATCAAATGAACCAATATGGAAAAAAACAGTACAAAACCTGCCCCCAGGAAGAAACCTGAAGGAAAACCTTAAACCGCCCAAGAGTAGAATTAGGAAGAACAAAACTGAACCTCACAAATACGGTAATTGACTTTATCACAATTTTAGTGACCAATTTCTAAATACCCGATCACCATTCCCTACCAAATTTCCGGTGAAACGATTTTCACTCAACGACTTTAAAGGCGGCTTCTACACACCGAAACTGAGTTTAACGTAAAAGTAGATATTATTAGAGGATCTCTAATCAACCTATGTTCTCTTATTGTTGAATGCGTTGATAATTACTGTATTTTGGATATTTActgaaattaaatactttttttttttaatggtacttatgtaataaaattacatttattataattataaattgatctttaaaattaaaaccatataatCTGAATCTTCCATTCTTTGAATATCATATAtcattctatttaattttaaatatgcaatGGGCAACATAATACatgaattgtaaatatttgtatttacttcaaaattaaaaacctacAAAATGCTttggacaatattattacctataaatttgaaaataggtactagttaatttacttaatataataataaaaacaacatagtaaaatggattatttttaaacttacaatgtgatatattatgcattcatattttatataaacaaatttactaattacagtagtaattattagtattttatactaaaattagttttactattaaattatgaatgtttttaaaattaaagaaaacactattaattataatctactttttatattgtatgttacaACATAATACACAATTTGTGTTTCATATTCCTATGAGTATATGTAATTCTTTGaatcaaatattaacaaatagatAAGCTgtgttaattttactattgagAGTCATTACTATTGacaaattttgacaaaaaatcaTTTGGCTTTGGCTCAACAGTATCTTTAAATAATGTCATTACATGACAGTCTTGAGCCCATTTGGTAACAATTTCTTGTAGCAGCATCTGACCCTGCaaataaacattgaaaaaataattatatattcaaaaatgatctttaaatattaaaaaaaaataataataaaaaagtacacattatattttaaaattgattaatttaaataaattaggttataattatacatattagtttattatttatgtattaaacttcattttaaattatatttacttttatgtaaCATTACACattcataataatgaattagtcggcctataaattaattataattgtgcaTTCTACCAATAAAAGCATCCAACTGTGTATGCAAAATAGGGTCAGAAATAACAGTTAATGGCAATGACTACCAGAAAATCTGGTGGACCAGAATATCATACTCTACTTATTTATGAGGATACAGTATTTAGCTGTTTAATCTACATACATGAAAACAGATTCCTTTTATCCTGAATACTACACCtagttagaaattattaactagTTCACTTACTAAGTAAAGCATGTACACAAAAGTCATTCTATCAAGTGCTAAAAGATACTCTGACATCATATATCCAGTGGcgtattttgtatgttttttggGGGAGTGTCcagataatataggtatatacttatttaataattggtttcaatatttctgttttacaTCTACTACCACAACGCTCATAATATACTcatcaaatattgtaatgaaacatttttatttatttaattaaaagtagtaatttttatgtaatttaaatcatacaggtataaaatatctactgtaaacaaaatactatGAATTCTTTTTGTTAAATTCGATACCAGTGATGctataagaaaaatagtttcataaataattaaaaatataatagaataacaagtacattatttaaaaataaattttccttCCTAATTAACTTatgacttatttatataaaaaaaaaatttataattttataaataactatcattataaattttaaggtCACAATCATGAAggtaatactaatttaataactttagcAAAAGATAAAAGTGTAATGAAGAAGATAACAAACGGAAATGATGATATTCTATGTCCGGAATGTTTGTACAAAAtgtgatttaataattgatgataTCAAAAAGATTTATTGCTATTGAAAATTTGATCAAGTGTTTCTgttaaaccaaaataaaataagatggGGAAAATGGTTGGAACCTCTTGATGTATGTAgtggcatatttttttttggggggggaggGGGTGTCTACGGTATTTAGACACCCTCcaagcgaaaaaaaaataaatatttattttgaagggAATTcggcaaacaataatatgtgatttgttatgaactaatttaaaattagtttatgactttataaatataaattaaataataatcaaactttATTGAGAAATAATGATCTTgaattgattgaaaaattaataacataattaaataaatatatggataataaatacaagaatagggtaaataaattttaagaatagattaaaaatgtatgaataagtttgttaaatctataattgcaaatgcaatttttcttaataaatttattatcttgGTAACTTAAAGCCAGGAAGTTTTACTCTTGGATTTTCTACCACAATAGTTTTGAATCCTTGTTGATTTTCATAGCTTATTCTAGATATGTATGGTATTAATTTATGgtatgaacaatattaaatgaaatcaacatatttattactaacagAAATTGAATGGAAATATGTTTGTGATGTTTGGTTCTAGACAATTATTTCAtgataccataaaatatacctcATCTAGTGATTTAtagcaatatttatatatttatacataccttAATAACTAACATATCAATGATTCTAACATcagatatatgtttattttttaagaattcttCTTTCAACTTTTTTTGACATTCTTCTTTTGTAACAGGTAAATTACGAtcaaacactaaaataatcatttattttgtaaaaaaggtttaaaattaaatttaaactgtttacTTACATATCAAAGGAATTTGCctgtaatatgttttatataagtttaaaactcTTTTTTTGGCTTCTGACttatttgatgataataatggTCTAACTACTTTAGTTGCACATTTAGAGGCTTCTCGAGCagccattttaaaaaaaaaaattattgatgtatGTCAATAAACGTAATGAATTTGTcaagaaaatgtaattataactaaattgaATATAGCAAACAGCGAAATAGCTACAAGGATGAAGGAATCATATCATGAAATAGCCTCAGCCTGAacttaagaataaaatttatgatttctGTCTTATCAAACATCGGTAACCTTTTAAGCACAGTCttggaatattttaagttttgataaaacatgaattatcagtcatatgttaaaaataagtaaatatcacATGGTATCACTAGAGCACTAGCACAGAACCTTCAACCATATAAACTAATAGACGCGGCATACGGTAAATATCTTGACGCCAACATCGTGTAATGTTTGATGTCACGTTTGGGCAATAATGCCGGCTGGACTGTAGATAGTATTGCGGCTATCCCAATAAATCATtgacttttgaatttttattcctATTCCTATTTCCttactatgatatatttataattaatatatttttatctaatacaaATTCTAGATTTAAGGACTCAGATTTATACATAGGACTTAAAATCATGAAatagtacaattatatttatgtcattttaagatctaaataatatgatcttaGTATATAAGAtatctaagtatattttaaaaactattaagtgttaaaaatatacataaatatcttCTAATGCTTATTGCTTAGGTAtaaaagaatttatatttttaattaaacgtccattgaatatattttgtgccTACACttgaattatagtttaataaatcagtaaaaaattaaaatgcatacaatacaaataaaaatctattatctaAATTCTCTAGTCAATTttgatgttaatataaaacataaataaaataaaataatttattttattctatttttaaagcttaaaaatcaaattattttttaaattatagcaacttattcattatttacaatttatatataaaatacaattaattttattgattggaaaataaaatctttttctTTAATACACTACGaacacgtttattattttgtaaatcattAATTGAATCTGCTTTATGATgaagtgttatttttaaataattggcaataataattttgactaatgatattttacgatttttttgaGCATCTTCATCAAACATATGATCatgtaaacttttaaaaactgatttgTTCATATTGCGTAAAAATTTGATGACTTATATctccataatattttttttatttaaattgtcagtttgtttaattattctaaatactGATTTAGCTAGTTtgcacaaataaataacatcagGTGATGCATTTATGAGACCACCCTTTGTGTTTGAAGAATATTGTTATAGATTCACAAGTCTAGATGTATGTTTTATCACAATACAGTTCATCAAATCCACCGTGTCAGTCGTATTACAGACAAAATTACTAATACTTCCTTAGAAATTAAACAATCCCGGAGTATTCTTAGATATTGCCCAAGCTTTCAGTCTTGTGTgataggaaataataatatctcctttataaattgtaacgcTTTCTACTCCTTatcatttaacttaaaaatcatatttagaaAACAGGACATTTGAAATACCCCATTCTCACTCATACTAAACCTATATGAATAAGTAGTGACCTCTcacacctattatatataatgttttcacATCTAATAAACCAACTTCTAATAAAACCCTACTGGCCATATTTACAGACAATACTATTTAAGCGTCAGAAAAAGATCAGCAGTCTACACCCTTCAGccacacataaataaaataaatttctaggctaaaaaataaaaatcaatgaagACAAATCAGTGCAAATGCTAATAAACTTTTCCTTAAGTCGTAACGAATGCGCTAAACTCCAAATAAACAACAAGCCAATTCTAATCTATCTCTCGACTAAATTTTTAGGAATCACTCTCAATAAACGCCTCGTGTAGGCCTATTATACCAAGTCCAAACGTAAGCAGGAAAATACACGACTCGGTCTACTTAAACCACTTCTTAAATCCAAATTTCAACTAATGTATAAAGCCATAGTAAAACTAGACTGGTTTtctgatattataattggtattcaaattttagatCACGCAAAACCATCTACACACATCTTATCCATGCCTTCCAGTTTATTAGTCCTAGTAGTCTTACCACTTACCAGTGCCGTAACTAGATTACTTTAGGCCTGTGTACAAA contains the following coding sequences:
- the LOC113549044 gene encoding NADH dehydrogenase [ubiquinone] 1 alpha subcomplex subunit 6 → MAAREASKCATKVVRPLLSSNKSEAKKRVLNLYKTYYRQIPLILFDRNLPVTKEECQKKLKEEFLKNKHISDVRIIDMLVIKGQMLLQEIVTKWAQDCHVMTLFKDTVEPKPNDFLSKFVNSNDSQ